The following proteins come from a genomic window of Trifolium pratense cultivar HEN17-A07 linkage group LG4, ARS_RC_1.1, whole genome shotgun sequence:
- the LOC123881928 gene encoding pentatricopeptide repeat-containing protein At4g19890-like yields the protein MLCFVILKTHGISRRFTSLFMLNREALCYFSSSTQLQPISSSSSSIVVPSQSMVQRVCSMVCESYHHNANMRVSPPRLHLGIDVDSLTHEQAVTIVASLASVSGSMVALSFFHWAIGYPKFRYFMRLYIVCAASLLGNRNSEKAHEVMQCMVKSFAEIGRLKEAVEMVIEMHNQGLVPNTRTLNWMIKVASEIGLVEYAELLFEEMCVRGVQPDSVSYRVMVVMYCKIDNVLEADGWLSAMFERGFVVDNATFTLIISKFCEKGYATRAQWYFRRLVDMGLKPNLINFTSMIEGLCKRGSIKQAFELLEEMVAKGWKPNVYTHTSLIDGLCKKGWTEKAFRLFLKLVRSENHKPNVLTYTSMISGYCREEKLNRAEMLLSRMKEQGLVPNTNTYTALIDGHCKAGNFERAYDLMNLMSSEGFNPNVCTYNAIVDGLCKRGRVVEAYKMLEDGFHNGLKPDKVTYNILMSEHCRQVNIRQALVLFNKMLKSGIQIDIHSYTTLIAVFCRESRMKESEMFFEEAVRIGLIPTNKTYTSMICGYCREGNLTLALRFFHRMSDHGCVPDSITYGAIISGLCKQSIC from the coding sequence ATGTTGTGCTTTGTGATTCTCAAAACTCATGGCATTTCACGTAGATTCACCTCACTTTTCATGCTTAACAGAGAAGCACTATGCTACTTCTCTTCTTCAACACAATTACAACCCatatcatcatcttcttcttcaattgtGGTTCCATCACAATCTATGGTCCAAAGGGTATGCTCAATGGTGTGTGAATCTTACCATCACAATGCCAACATGAGAGTTTCACCTCCAAGACTCCATCTTGGGATTGATGTTGATTCTTTAACACACGAGCAAGCTGTTACCATTGTTGCTTCACTTGCAAGTGTTTCTGGTTCAATGGTGGCGCTTAGTTTCTTCCATTGGGCAATTGGGTATCCAAAGTTTCGATATTTTATGAGGTTGTATATAGTGTGTGCGGCATCTTTGCTTGGGAATAGGAATTCGGAGAAAGCTCATGAAGTTATGCAGTGTATGGTAAAAAGTTTTGCTGAGATTGGGAGGTTGAAAGAAGCTGTGGAGATGGTTATTGAAATGCATAACCAAGGTTTGGTTCCGAATACTCGGACTTTGAATTGGATGATTAAGGTTGCAAGTGAAATTGGTTTGGTTGAATATGCAGAGTTGTTGTTTGAGGAAATGTGTGTGAGAGGGGTTCAACCAGATTCTGTTAGCTATAGGGTGATGGTTGTTATGTATTGTAAGATTGACAATGTTTTGGAGGCAGATGGATGGCTGAGTGCCATGTTTGAGAGGGGTTTTGTGGTTGATAATGCAACATTTACGTTAATAATCAGCAAATTTTGTGAAAAGGGTTATGCAACTAGAGCGCAATGGTATTTTCGTAGGTTAGTTGATATGGGTTTGAAGCCTAATTTGATTAATTTCACATCTATGATTGAAGGTTTGTGCAAAAGGGGTAGCATAAAGCAAGCATTTGAATTGTTGGAGGAGATGGTTGCTAAAGGTTGGAAACCTAATGTGTATACTCATACATCATTAATTGATGGACTTTGCAAGAAAGGATGGACTGAAAAAGCATTTAGATTGTTTCTTAAGCTTGTTCGAAGCGAAAATCACAAGCCAAATGTGCTTACATATACTTCCATGATAAGTGGATATTGTAGAGAGGAAAAACTAAACCGGGCAGAGATGCTTCTGAGCCGAATGAAAGAGCAGGGATTAGTCCCGAACACCAACACTTACACAGCTCTCATCGATGGGCATTGCAAAGCAGGAAATTTCGAAAGAGCATATGATTTGATGAATCTAATGAGTAGTGAAGGTTTCAATCCTAATGTATGTACATATAATGCCATTGTTGATGGCCTTTGTAAAAGGGGAAGGGTAGTTGAGGCTTACAAAATGCTTGAGGATGGCTTTCATAATGGTCTGAAACCAGATAAAGTTACCTATAATATTCTAATGTCTGAACATTGCAGACAGGTGAATATCAGGCAAGCATTAGTGTTATTCAATAAGATGCTAAAAAGTGGTATTCAAATTGATATTCATTCATACACCACTTTGATTGCAGTCTTCTGTAGGGAAAGTAGAATGAAAGAGAGTGAGATGTTTTTTGAGGAAGCTGTGAGAATTGGGCTCATTCCTACAAACAAAACTTATACAAGTATGATATGTGGTTATTGCCGAGAAGGAAATTTGACCTTGGCTTTAAGGTTTTTCCATAGGATGAGTGACCATGGCTGTGTTCCAGATTCTATTACCTACGGCGCTATTATAAGCGGCCTTTGCAAACAATCAatatgttaa
- the LOC123881929 gene encoding 36.4 kDa proline-rich protein produces the protein MICYNKIPFVFFSYSLYHYSYFLYITSHSLPLQSLHITLLFLLSLSYQLSMESSKFYAYFIICMLFISSATPILGCGTCGNPPKKHKPGKKPIVKPPSVNPPSGKPPVTIPPVTVPPTLPIPNLPIPPLPHLPVPPVTVPNLPVPPVTVPNLPVPPVIPHLPNLPVPPVTVPNLPVPPVTVPNLPIPPVLNPPSTGGSTPKGSTPKGSTPKGNCPPKTTPVKNTCPIDTLKLGACVDLLGGLVHIGLGDPTANKCCPILQGLAEIEAAACLCTTLKLKLLNLNIYVPLALQLLLACGKTPPPGYTCSL, from the coding sequence ATGATATGCTATAATAAAAtcccttttgttttcttctCATACTCTTTATATCACTATTCCTATTTCCTATATATCACCTCACACTCCCTCCCCTTACAATCACTCCACATTACACTCTTAtttctcctctctctctcttaccAATTAAGCATGGAGTCCTCAAAATTCTATGCTTACTTCATCATTTGCATGCTCTTTATCTCTTCAGCTACACCAATTCTTGGTTGTGGCACTTGCGGAAACCCTCCGAAAAAACACAAGCCCGGTAAAAAACCAATCGTAAAACCACCAAGTGTAAATCCACCGAGTGGGAAACCACCAGTGACAATACCACCTGTTACCGTTCCTCCAACTTTGCCTATTCCTAACCTTCCAATCCCTCCGCTTCCTCACCTTCCAGTCCCGCCAGTCACAGTTCCTAACCTTCCAGTTCCTCCAGTGACCGTTCCAAACCTTCCCGTTCCTCCGGTGATTCCTCACCTTCCTAACCTTCCAGTTCCTCCAGTGACCGTTCCAAACCTTCCAGTTCCTCCTGTGACAGTTCCTAACCTTCCAATCCCTCCGGTGCTTAATCCACCAAGCACAGGAGGGAGTACACCCAAAGGGAGTACACCCAAAGGGAGTACACCTAAAGGTAACTGTCCACCAAAGACTACACCGGTGAAAAACACGTGTCCAATCGACACTTTGAAATTGGGTGCTTGTGTTGATTTGCTTGGAGGATTGGTACACATTGGACTTGGTGACCCAACTGCCAACAAGTGTTGTCCTATTCTTCAAGGACTTGCTGAAATTGAAGCTGCTGCCTGTCTTTGCACTACTCTTAAGCTCAAGCTTTTGAATCTTAACATTTATGTTCCACTTGCTCTTCAGCTCCTTTTGGCTTGTGGGAAAACTCCTCCTCCTGGTTACACTTGCTCTCTCTAA